The proteins below come from a single Zonotrichia leucophrys gambelii isolate GWCS_2022_RI chromosome 3, RI_Zleu_2.0, whole genome shotgun sequence genomic window:
- the LOC135445082 gene encoding taste receptor type 2 member 9-like codes for MEACHPSWKPKVTSYGAMALAIITLEAFPGMWINAFIVCVLCIAWVQKKTLNSNEKILLLLGFSRFWYLCFSWVYCSLSVTYPNYLFVQPTFQLIVLFQTFSNCSSLWVSACLCVFYCIKIANFRNSFFIYLKVKTDRIVPWLLLASLLSALAIGIIAYDIAVTELSINHNSTGQGNFSKVSGKMGEIFFQIYFIYGFGFVISFTVVMSSTLLLLFSLWRHKCKMQKNSMNSLSMDAHIKAMKSILSFFIMYSINFIFLILSLIPSTKEEKYVALLSLIFLYAFPGVHSLIVIFSNPKLEKMLIRIISCVKCKDCMK; via the coding sequence ATGGAAGCTTGTCACCCTTCATGGAAACCCAAGGTCACTTCATATGGGGCCATGGCTTTGGCCATCATCACCCTGGAGGCATTTCCTGGCATGTGGATCAATGCTTTCATCGTTTGTGTGCTTTGCATTGCCTGGGTCCAAAAGAAAACCCTGAACTCTAATGAGAAgatcttgctgctgctgggattcTCCAGGTTTTGGTATTTGTGCTTCTCATGGGTATATTGCTCCCTTTCAGTAACTTATCCCAACTACCTTTTTGTTCAACCCACATTTCAACTAATTGTACTTTTTCAGACCTTTTCTAATTGTTCCAGCTTGTGGGTTTCTGCCTGTCTTTGTGTTTTTTATTGTATAAAAATTGCCAATTTCAGGAACAGCTTCTTCATCTACCTGAAAGTAAAAACAGACAGGATTGTGCCTTGGCTTTTGTTGGCATCATTGCTGTCAGCCTTGGCTATCGGCATCATTGCCTATGACATCGCTGTTACAGAGCTCAGTATCAACCACAATTCCACTGGGCAAGGAAATTTTTCAAAAGTTAGTGGCAAAATGggtgaaatttttttccagatataTTTTATCTATGGCTTTGGATTTGTCATATCTTTCACAGTAGTCATGTCTTCtacccttctccttctcttttctctgtggaGACACAAATGCAAGATGCAGAAAAACTCCATGAACAGCCTCAGCATGGATGCCCACATCAAAGCCATGAAATCtattctctccttttttataATGTATAGTATTAACTTTATATTTTTGATTCTGTCACTAATTCCTtcaacaaaggaagaaaaatatgtggCACTTCTTAGTTTAATATTTCTGTACGCTTTTCCAGGTGTTCATTCCCTTATTGTGATTTTCAGCAATcccaaactggaaaagatgctgATACGGATTATATCCTGTGTCAAGTGCAAGGATTGCATGAAGTAG
- the PLA2G7 gene encoding platelet-activating factor acetylhydrolase isoform X1, with protein sequence MRLLSPALCASPGPARRGGVTPGTATAPRHPLRHGQPDLVSPGAEPGTRHSFWKNGSGVVFLCDIPLPLMHRPIFLEEQQNPPSVRFVAPHISRVPPRPRQPKISSHFSVSAPCCLLLGIQDTTRKIPSRTDSSVKAPIEMWGTNSTEKFYRIPEGKGPHSVGCTDLMTENAVEGSFLRLYYPAYDATDMEEARWIPDKEYYQGLSDFLNMYRVVGERLFHYYVGSVTCPAKSNAAFKPGEKYPLLVFSHGLGAFRTIYSAICIEMASQGFIVAAVEHRDESASATYYCKRRSVSESQEESPPNMEKEWIYYRKLKTGEEERCLRHKQVQQRAQECIKALNLILKINSGEEVTNVLHSDFDWNSLKDSVDTSRIAVMGHSFGGATVIESLSKEIRFRCGIALDVWMLPVGDDIYQNSVQQPLLFINSEKFQWAENILKIKKLISNDTNKKMITIKGSVHQSFPDFTFVSGGIIARFFKLKGEIDPNEAIDISNHASLAFLQKHLSLKKDFDQWDSLVDGIGPNVIPGTNIDTSPAEPE encoded by the exons ATGCGGCTGCTTTCCCCCGCGCTCTGCGCATCGCCGGGGCCAGCCCGGCGCGGAGGGGTCACCCCAGGTACGGCCACAGCGCCCCGACACCCGCTCCGGCACGGACAGCCCGACCTCGTCTCGCCTGGGGCCGAGCCTGGGACTCGTCATTCCTTCTGGAAGAATGGCAGTGGCGTTGTGTTTCTCTGTGACATCCCACTCCCCCTGATGCACAGGCCGATTTTCCTCGAGGAGCAGCAGAATCCTCCCTCTGTGCGGTTCGTAGCGCCGCACATCTCCCGAGTGCCGCCGCGGCCTCGCCAGCCAAAGATTTCATCCCACTTTTCTGTAAGTGCACCGTGCTGTCTCCTTCTTGGGATTCAGGATACAACAAGGAAAATCCCCAGTAGAACAG attcGTCGGTGAAGGCACCAATAGAAATGTGGGGCACCAACAGCACTGAGAAATTTTACAGGATCCCTGAAGGAAAGGGACCACACTCAGTTGGATGTACAGACCTGATGACAGAAAATGCAGTTGAG GGAAGCTTTTTGCGCCTGTACTATCCAGCATATGATGCCACAGATATGGAAGAGGCACGATGGATTCCAGACAAGGAATACTATCAGGGACTCTCTGACTTCCTTAATATGTACCGAGTTGTAGGAGAAAGGCTCTTCCATTACTATGTTG GTTCAGTGACCTGTCCTGCAAAgtcaaatgctgcttttaagcCAGGAGAAAAATACCCACTTCTTGTTTTTTCCCATGGGCTTGGAGCTTTTCG GACAATCTATTCTGCTATTTGCATAGAGATGGCTTCTCAGGGCTTTATAGTGGCTGCTGTGGAGCACAG AGATGAATCTGCTTCAGCCACATATTATTGTAAAAGAAGGTCTGTTTCTGAGTCACAGGAAGAGTCTCCACCTAACATGGAGAAGGAGTGGATCTACTACAGGAAACTGAAAACTGGCGAGGAGGAGCGTTGCTTGCGCCATAAGCAG GTGCAGCAAAGAGCACAGGAGTGTATCAAAGCTCTCAATCTCATTCTTAAAATCAATTCAGGAGAGGAAGTAACAAATGTATTACATTCAGACTTTGACTGGAACAGCCTAAAA GATTCTGTTGATACTAGCAGAATAGCTGTGATGGGACACTCTTTTGGTGGTGCTACAGTTATTGAAAGTCTCAGCAAAGAAATAAGATTTAG GTGTGGCATTGCCCTCGATGTATGGATGCTTCCTGTAGGTGATGACATTTACCAAAACAGCGTCCAGCAGCCGCTGCTTTTTATCAACTCTGAAAAATTCCAGTGGGCTGAGAACATCTTAAAGATTAAGAAGCTCATCTCCAATGACACAAACAAGAAGATGATCACTATCAA gggGTCAGTACATCAGAGTTTTCCTGATTTCACCTTTGTGAGTGGAGGAATCATTGCaagatttttcaaattaaaaggagaaatagaTCCAAATGAAGCTATTGATATCAGCAATCATGCTTCATTAGCCTTCCTACAGAAACATCTGA GTCTTAAGAAGGATTTTGATCAGTGGGATTCACTTGTGGATGGCATAGGACCCAATGTTATTCCTGGAACCAACATTGACACATCTCCTGCTGAACCTGAGTAA
- the PLA2G7 gene encoding platelet-activating factor acetylhydrolase isoform X3: protein MQSRAQGGFLSERLSQLETKAKFGPSPSGRARQSLCLRQRRRPEGATAARPAPEGRGWPEGTSRSLGRRDGSGGRPGHRTADSSVKAPIEMWGTNSTEKFYRIPEGKGPHSVGCTDLMTENAVEGSFLRLYYPAYDATDMEEARWIPDKEYYQGLSDFLNMYRVVGERLFHYYVGSVTCPAKSNAAFKPGEKYPLLVFSHGLGAFRTIYSAICIEMASQGFIVAAVEHRDESASATYYCKRRSVSESQEESPPNMEKEWIYYRKLKTGEEERCLRHKQVQQRAQECIKALNLILKINSGEEVTNVLHSDFDWNSLKDSVDTSRIAVMGHSFGGATVIESLSKEIRFRCGIALDVWMLPVGDDIYQNSVQQPLLFINSEKFQWAENILKIKKLISNDTNKKMITIKGSVHQSFPDFTFVSGGIIARFFKLKGEIDPNEAIDISNHASLAFLQKHLSLKKDFDQWDSLVDGIGPNVIPGTNIDTSPAEPE, encoded by the exons ATGCAAAGCAGG gcccagggagGATTTCTCTCAGAAAGATTGTCTCAGCTGGAAACTAAGGCAAAGTTTGGTCCCTCCCCTTCGGGGAGAGCCCGGCAGTCGCTGTGCCTGCGACAGAGGCGGCGTCCTGAGGGAGCAACCGCTGCTCGCCCGGCTCCGGAGGGCCGTGGGTGGCCAGAGGGGACATCCCGCTCCTTGGGACGGCGGGACGGGAGCGGGGGGCGGCCGGGACACCGCACAGCAG attcGTCGGTGAAGGCACCAATAGAAATGTGGGGCACCAACAGCACTGAGAAATTTTACAGGATCCCTGAAGGAAAGGGACCACACTCAGTTGGATGTACAGACCTGATGACAGAAAATGCAGTTGAG GGAAGCTTTTTGCGCCTGTACTATCCAGCATATGATGCCACAGATATGGAAGAGGCACGATGGATTCCAGACAAGGAATACTATCAGGGACTCTCTGACTTCCTTAATATGTACCGAGTTGTAGGAGAAAGGCTCTTCCATTACTATGTTG GTTCAGTGACCTGTCCTGCAAAgtcaaatgctgcttttaagcCAGGAGAAAAATACCCACTTCTTGTTTTTTCCCATGGGCTTGGAGCTTTTCG GACAATCTATTCTGCTATTTGCATAGAGATGGCTTCTCAGGGCTTTATAGTGGCTGCTGTGGAGCACAG AGATGAATCTGCTTCAGCCACATATTATTGTAAAAGAAGGTCTGTTTCTGAGTCACAGGAAGAGTCTCCACCTAACATGGAGAAGGAGTGGATCTACTACAGGAAACTGAAAACTGGCGAGGAGGAGCGTTGCTTGCGCCATAAGCAG GTGCAGCAAAGAGCACAGGAGTGTATCAAAGCTCTCAATCTCATTCTTAAAATCAATTCAGGAGAGGAAGTAACAAATGTATTACATTCAGACTTTGACTGGAACAGCCTAAAA GATTCTGTTGATACTAGCAGAATAGCTGTGATGGGACACTCTTTTGGTGGTGCTACAGTTATTGAAAGTCTCAGCAAAGAAATAAGATTTAG GTGTGGCATTGCCCTCGATGTATGGATGCTTCCTGTAGGTGATGACATTTACCAAAACAGCGTCCAGCAGCCGCTGCTTTTTATCAACTCTGAAAAATTCCAGTGGGCTGAGAACATCTTAAAGATTAAGAAGCTCATCTCCAATGACACAAACAAGAAGATGATCACTATCAA gggGTCAGTACATCAGAGTTTTCCTGATTTCACCTTTGTGAGTGGAGGAATCATTGCaagatttttcaaattaaaaggagaaatagaTCCAAATGAAGCTATTGATATCAGCAATCATGCTTCATTAGCCTTCCTACAGAAACATCTGA GTCTTAAGAAGGATTTTGATCAGTGGGATTCACTTGTGGATGGCATAGGACCCAATGTTATTCCTGGAACCAACATTGACACATCTCCTGCTGAACCTGAGTAA
- the PLA2G7 gene encoding platelet-activating factor acetylhydrolase isoform X4: MWGTNSTEKFYRIPEGKGPHSVGCTDLMTENAVEGSFLRLYYPAYDATDMEEARWIPDKEYYQGLSDFLNMYRVVGERLFHYYVGSVTCPAKSNAAFKPGEKYPLLVFSHGLGAFRTIYSAICIEMASQGFIVAAVEHRDESASATYYCKRRSVSESQEESPPNMEKEWIYYRKLKTGEEERCLRHKQVQQRAQECIKALNLILKINSGEEVTNVLHSDFDWNSLKDSVDTSRIAVMGHSFGGATVIESLSKEIRFRCGIALDVWMLPVGDDIYQNSVQQPLLFINSEKFQWAENILKIKKLISNDTNKKMITIKGSVHQSFPDFTFVSGGIIARFFKLKGEIDPNEAIDISNHASLAFLQKHLSLKKDFDQWDSLVDGIGPNVIPGTNIDTSPAEPE, from the exons ATGTGGGGCACCAACAGCACTGAGAAATTTTACAGGATCCCTGAAGGAAAGGGACCACACTCAGTTGGATGTACAGACCTGATGACAGAAAATGCAGTTGAG GGAAGCTTTTTGCGCCTGTACTATCCAGCATATGATGCCACAGATATGGAAGAGGCACGATGGATTCCAGACAAGGAATACTATCAGGGACTCTCTGACTTCCTTAATATGTACCGAGTTGTAGGAGAAAGGCTCTTCCATTACTATGTTG GTTCAGTGACCTGTCCTGCAAAgtcaaatgctgcttttaagcCAGGAGAAAAATACCCACTTCTTGTTTTTTCCCATGGGCTTGGAGCTTTTCG GACAATCTATTCTGCTATTTGCATAGAGATGGCTTCTCAGGGCTTTATAGTGGCTGCTGTGGAGCACAG AGATGAATCTGCTTCAGCCACATATTATTGTAAAAGAAGGTCTGTTTCTGAGTCACAGGAAGAGTCTCCACCTAACATGGAGAAGGAGTGGATCTACTACAGGAAACTGAAAACTGGCGAGGAGGAGCGTTGCTTGCGCCATAAGCAG GTGCAGCAAAGAGCACAGGAGTGTATCAAAGCTCTCAATCTCATTCTTAAAATCAATTCAGGAGAGGAAGTAACAAATGTATTACATTCAGACTTTGACTGGAACAGCCTAAAA GATTCTGTTGATACTAGCAGAATAGCTGTGATGGGACACTCTTTTGGTGGTGCTACAGTTATTGAAAGTCTCAGCAAAGAAATAAGATTTAG GTGTGGCATTGCCCTCGATGTATGGATGCTTCCTGTAGGTGATGACATTTACCAAAACAGCGTCCAGCAGCCGCTGCTTTTTATCAACTCTGAAAAATTCCAGTGGGCTGAGAACATCTTAAAGATTAAGAAGCTCATCTCCAATGACACAAACAAGAAGATGATCACTATCAA gggGTCAGTACATCAGAGTTTTCCTGATTTCACCTTTGTGAGTGGAGGAATCATTGCaagatttttcaaattaaaaggagaaatagaTCCAAATGAAGCTATTGATATCAGCAATCATGCTTCATTAGCCTTCCTACAGAAACATCTGA GTCTTAAGAAGGATTTTGATCAGTGGGATTCACTTGTGGATGGCATAGGACCCAATGTTATTCCTGGAACCAACATTGACACATCTCCTGCTGAACCTGAGTAA
- the LOC135445084 gene encoding taste receptor type 2 member 7-like — protein MEACHPRQQSNVTAYGVLTVAIITLEAFSGMCINAFIVCVLCIAWVKKKNLNSNEKILLLLACSRFWYLCIAWIYKFLSFIYPNYLYVQTILQLAVFFEAFFNHCNLWFSASLCGFYCIKIVTFRNRFFIYLKVKIDRMVPWLLLGSGILALAVGIVAYDVADKPHCNSNSTGQGNFGTANIKMDKHFFPSFFLAGFEYAASFMAVIFSAVFLLFSLWRHKRTMQTNSMKDLSRDAHIRAMKSIFSFLVVYSINFVCLVLNMVYVTKKLNHMTFLILVFQYIFPGLHSLILVFSNPKLEKALVKILPLERSVKRKVCKN, from the coding sequence ATGGAAGCTTGTCACCCGCGACAGCAATCCAATGTCACTGCATATGGGGTCTTAACTGTGGCCATCATCACTCTGGAGGCATTTTCTGGGATGTGTATCAATGCTTTCATCGTTTGTGTGCTTTGCATTGCCTgggtcaaaaagaaaaatttgaacTCTAATGAGAAgatcttgctgctgctggcatgctCCAGGTTTTGGTATTTGTGCATTGCCTGGATATataaatttctttcctttatttatcCCAATTACCTTTATGTTCAAACCATACTTCAACTAGCTGTATTTTTTGAAGCCTTTTTTAATCATTGCAACTTGTGGTTTTCAGCCTctctttgtggtttttattgTATAAAAATTGTCACTTTCAGGAACAGGTTCTTCATCTACCTGAAAGTAAAAATTGACAGGATGGTGCCCTGGCTTTTGTTGGGATCAGGGATTTTAGCTTTGGCTGTCGGCATCGTTGCCTATGATGTCGCTGATAAACCGCACTGCAACAGCAATTCCACAGGACAAGGAAATTTTGGGACAGCAAATATCAAAATGgataaacattttttcccttctttttttctcgCTGGCTTTGAATATGCTGCTTCATTCATGGCAGTcatcttttctgctgttttccttctcttttctctctggagACACAAGCGCACGATGCAGACCAACTCCATGAAGGACCTCAGCAGGGATGCCCACATCAGAGCCATGAAATCTATTTTCTCCTTCTTAGTGGTGTACAGCATCAACTTTGTATGTTTGGTCTTAAATATGGTTTATGTCACAAAGAAGTTAAATCATATGACATTTCTCATTTTAGTATTTCAGTACATTTTTCCAGGTCTTCACTCCCTTATTCTGGTTTTCAGCAACCCCAAATTAGAAAAGGCACTGGTAAAAATTCTTCCCTTAGAAAGAAGTGTAAAACGCAAGGTTTGCAAGAATTAG
- the IMP3 gene encoding U3 small nucleolar ribonucleoprotein protein IMP3, producing the protein MVRKLKYHEQKLLRRLDLVNWEVSGGNLAEVRALRRYRVGRREDYVQYKALARAVRALARRLRDLGPASAAFRARCAAALLEKLYGLGLVNSRQSLAVCESLSASAFCRRRLPCLLVKLRMAQNLRHAVTFVEQGHVRVGPEVVTDPALLVPRAVEDFITWVDASRLRQKVLDYNQERDDFDLAA; encoded by the coding sequence ATGGTGCGGAAACTGAAGTACCACGAGCAGAAGCTGCTGCGGCGGCTGGACCTGGTGAACTGGGAGGTGTCGGGCGGGAACTTGGCGGAGGTGCGGGCGCTGCGGCGGTACCGGGTGGGCCGGCGGGAGGATTACGTGCAGTACAAGGCGCTGGCCCGCGCCGTGCGCGCCCTGGCGCGGCGCCTCCGCGACCTGGGCCCGGCCAGCGCCGCCTTCCGCGCCCGCTGCGCCGCCGCGCTGCTGGAGAAGCTCTacgggctggggctggtgaaCAGCCGGCAGTCGCTGGCCGTGTGCGAGAGCCTCTCGGCCTCCGCCTTCTGCCGCCGGCGCCTGCCGTGCCTGCTGGTGAAGCTGCGCATGGCGCAGAACCTGCGGCACGCCGTCACCTTCGTGGAGCAGGGGCACGTCCGCGTGGGGCCCGAGGTGGTGACAGACCCCGCGCTCCTCGTGCCCCGCGCCGTCGAGGACTTCATCACCTGGGTGGACGCGTCGCGCCTGCGGCAGAAGGTGCTCGACTACAACCAGGAGCGTGACGACTTCGACCTGGCCGCCTAA
- the ANKRD66 gene encoding ankyrin repeat domain-containing protein 66, translating into MTELHEAVAVGDYDLVKKILKAGRCDPNQKDVDWHGRTPLHWAAAKGRSDLVRLLVGHGARPCLRSDVGWTAAHFAAEAGKLRVLHALHSLHAAMDAADLFGDTPRRLAEIYGHQECSRFLEKAEVESRNYRRKAALRKIPLDQRDEDWELKKEELKKNPPCFWEKCTASILKKNGGERGKQ; encoded by the exons ATGACAGAGCTCCATGAAGCCGTGGCTGTGGGTGACTATGACCTGGTGAAGAAGATTTTGAAGGCAGGGCGCTGTGACCCAAACCAGAAGGATGTTGACTGGCATGGCAGGACCCCCCTGCACTGGGCTGCTGCCAAAG GGCGGTCGGACCTGGTCAGGCTCCTGGTGGGTCACGGTGCCCGGCCCTGCCTGCGGAGCGATGTGGGCTGGACCGCGGCGCACTTCGCTGCCGAGGCGGGCAAGCTGCGGGTGCTCCACGCCCTTCACTCCCTGCACGCTGCTATGGATGCCGCCGACCTCTTCGGAGACACTCCCCGGAGGCTCGCGGAGATCTACGGACACCAGGAGTGCTCCAGATTCTTGGAAAA agcagaggtggAGAGCAGGAACTACCGCAGGAAAGCTGCACTGAGAAAAATCCCCTTAGACCAGAGAGATGAAGACTGGGAACTCAAGAAAGAAGAGCTTAAGAAAAATCCACCATGTTTTTGGGAGAAGTGTACGGCCTCTATTCTAaagaaaaatgggggggaaagggggaagcAATAG
- the PLA2G7 gene encoding platelet-activating factor acetylhydrolase isoform X2, whose translation MTLSLPYRGTAQHLGGLGLRRDAQAVLGMPPRQNFVFQAQGGFLSERLSQLETKAKFGPSPSGRARQSLCLRQRRRPEGATAARPAPEGRGWPEGTSRSLGRRDGSGGRPGHRTADSSVKAPIEMWGTNSTEKFYRIPEGKGPHSVGCTDLMTENAVEGSFLRLYYPAYDATDMEEARWIPDKEYYQGLSDFLNMYRVVGERLFHYYVGSVTCPAKSNAAFKPGEKYPLLVFSHGLGAFRTIYSAICIEMASQGFIVAAVEHRDESASATYYCKRRSVSESQEESPPNMEKEWIYYRKLKTGEEERCLRHKQVQQRAQECIKALNLILKINSGEEVTNVLHSDFDWNSLKDSVDTSRIAVMGHSFGGATVIESLSKEIRFRCGIALDVWMLPVGDDIYQNSVQQPLLFINSEKFQWAENILKIKKLISNDTNKKMITIKGSVHQSFPDFTFVSGGIIARFFKLKGEIDPNEAIDISNHASLAFLQKHLSLKKDFDQWDSLVDGIGPNVIPGTNIDTSPAEPE comes from the exons ATGACTCTGTCCCTGCCGTACCGGGGCACGGCCCAGCACCTCGGCGGCTTGGGGCTCCGCCGGGACGcgcaggcagtgctgggcatgCCTCCACGGCAGAACTTTGttttccaggcccagggagGATTTCTCTCAGAAAGATTGTCTCAGCTGGAAACTAAGGCAAAGTTTGGTCCCTCCCCTTCGGGGAGAGCCCGGCAGTCGCTGTGCCTGCGACAGAGGCGGCGTCCTGAGGGAGCAACCGCTGCTCGCCCGGCTCCGGAGGGCCGTGGGTGGCCAGAGGGGACATCCCGCTCCTTGGGACGGCGGGACGGGAGCGGGGGGCGGCCGGGACACCGCACAGCAG attcGTCGGTGAAGGCACCAATAGAAATGTGGGGCACCAACAGCACTGAGAAATTTTACAGGATCCCTGAAGGAAAGGGACCACACTCAGTTGGATGTACAGACCTGATGACAGAAAATGCAGTTGAG GGAAGCTTTTTGCGCCTGTACTATCCAGCATATGATGCCACAGATATGGAAGAGGCACGATGGATTCCAGACAAGGAATACTATCAGGGACTCTCTGACTTCCTTAATATGTACCGAGTTGTAGGAGAAAGGCTCTTCCATTACTATGTTG GTTCAGTGACCTGTCCTGCAAAgtcaaatgctgcttttaagcCAGGAGAAAAATACCCACTTCTTGTTTTTTCCCATGGGCTTGGAGCTTTTCG GACAATCTATTCTGCTATTTGCATAGAGATGGCTTCTCAGGGCTTTATAGTGGCTGCTGTGGAGCACAG AGATGAATCTGCTTCAGCCACATATTATTGTAAAAGAAGGTCTGTTTCTGAGTCACAGGAAGAGTCTCCACCTAACATGGAGAAGGAGTGGATCTACTACAGGAAACTGAAAACTGGCGAGGAGGAGCGTTGCTTGCGCCATAAGCAG GTGCAGCAAAGAGCACAGGAGTGTATCAAAGCTCTCAATCTCATTCTTAAAATCAATTCAGGAGAGGAAGTAACAAATGTATTACATTCAGACTTTGACTGGAACAGCCTAAAA GATTCTGTTGATACTAGCAGAATAGCTGTGATGGGACACTCTTTTGGTGGTGCTACAGTTATTGAAAGTCTCAGCAAAGAAATAAGATTTAG GTGTGGCATTGCCCTCGATGTATGGATGCTTCCTGTAGGTGATGACATTTACCAAAACAGCGTCCAGCAGCCGCTGCTTTTTATCAACTCTGAAAAATTCCAGTGGGCTGAGAACATCTTAAAGATTAAGAAGCTCATCTCCAATGACACAAACAAGAAGATGATCACTATCAA gggGTCAGTACATCAGAGTTTTCCTGATTTCACCTTTGTGAGTGGAGGAATCATTGCaagatttttcaaattaaaaggagaaatagaTCCAAATGAAGCTATTGATATCAGCAATCATGCTTCATTAGCCTTCCTACAGAAACATCTGA GTCTTAAGAAGGATTTTGATCAGTGGGATTCACTTGTGGATGGCATAGGACCCAATGTTATTCCTGGAACCAACATTGACACATCTCCTGCTGAACCTGAGTAA